A stretch of the Herpetosiphonaceae bacterium genome encodes the following:
- a CDS encoding glycosyltransferase family 4 protein: MKVGFVIDDHMARPGGVQEYVRGLYHYLRAHGHEAVIFSSAGGQPQADLRLIPLGAALPLSGSGSSTSIPITLAAPARLRQLLAREACDVLHVMAPYSPTLSGRLLVQSRTAHVLTFLVAIEPGPYRSLLGLLARLQRRSLRRFHARIAISETAAETAQALYGGHYDLVPCGVDTDRFTPDVAPLPSLRDGCVNLLYLGRLEQRKGVAHLVRAFARLQRQYPNLRLVIGGDGPERATLGRLVQEHALERVVFLGYVPSADLPRLFASADLFCAPATYAESFGIVLIEAMAAGLPIVAAANAGYAGLLAAHPGNLLAPPGDDRALAGAIASLVEHPAYAQSVGARNRAAAERYNWRTVGQAVLDVYERVRAERRRFDRAI; this comes from the coding sequence ATGAAAGTTGGCTTTGTTATCGACGATCACATGGCGCGGCCCGGCGGCGTGCAGGAGTACGTGCGCGGGCTATATCACTACCTGCGCGCCCACGGCCACGAGGCGGTGATCTTTTCCAGCGCGGGCGGCCAGCCCCAGGCCGATCTCCGGCTGATCCCGCTTGGCGCTGCGCTGCCGCTCAGCGGCAGCGGCTCATCCACGTCGATCCCGATCACGCTGGCTGCTCCCGCACGGCTGCGGCAGCTTCTCGCGCGCGAAGCCTGCGATGTGCTGCATGTGATGGCCCCCTACTCGCCGACGCTGAGCGGGCGGCTGCTGGTCCAGTCGCGGACGGCGCATGTGCTGACCTTTCTGGTCGCGATCGAGCCGGGGCCGTATCGCTCCCTGCTGGGCCTGCTGGCGCGGCTTCAGCGCCGCTCGCTACGGCGGTTCCACGCGCGCATCGCTATCTCGGAGACGGCAGCCGAGACGGCGCAGGCGCTCTACGGCGGTCACTACGATCTGGTGCCGTGTGGCGTGGATACCGACCGCTTTACGCCCGATGTCGCGCCGCTGCCGAGTCTGCGCGATGGCTGCGTCAATCTGCTGTACCTGGGGCGGCTGGAGCAGCGCAAAGGCGTCGCGCATCTGGTGCGGGCGTTCGCCCGTCTGCAACGGCAGTATCCCAATCTGCGGCTCGTGATCGGCGGTGACGGGCCGGAGCGCGCAACGCTGGGACGATTGGTGCAGGAGCACGCTCTTGAGCGCGTTGTGTTTCTGGGCTACGTGCCGTCCGCCGATCTGCCACGGCTATTCGCGTCCGCCGATCTCTTTTGCGCTCCCGCGACCTACGCCGAGAGCTTCGGCATCGTGCTGATCGAGGCGATGGCGGCGGGCCTTCCGATCGTGGCGGCGGCTAATGCCGGATATGCCGGGCTTCTGGCGGCGCATCCCGGCAACCTGCTCGCACCCCCCGGCGACGATCGCGCGCTGGCAGGAGCGATTGCCAGCCTGGTCGAGCATCCGGCGTATGCACAAAGCGTCGGTGCTCGTAATCGGGCTGCGGCGGAGCGGTACAACTGGCGTACCGTCGGGCAGGCGGTGCTCGACGTGTACGAGCGTGTACGCGCCGAGCGCCGGAGATTCGATCGCGCTATCTGA
- a CDS encoding LysR family transcriptional regulator, whose product MELRQLECFRVVAREGNVTRAARKLYITQPSLSRQIQKLEDELGAPLFDRSKRGMRLTAVGETFLQYVERGFDQFEAGRQAVRDLLGPEHGHVRMAFMPAVGADLLPEALAAYRSRYPDVQFTLRQSTTLEMLRWLQAGEIELCIATALPYSHEMAELASAPLLIEELHAALPPDHRCAEHAAIDLQDLAADPFVLVRSGSGLRRVIEAACQRVGFLPRIAVEGEDLATVRGLVAAGLGVSLLPGLALHEWGRLRPAIVPLRAAPSWTVEAVWHAGRYLPVAARMFRDFLQEYIAAHPPTRIESGRLGR is encoded by the coding sequence GTGGAACTACGCCAGCTTGAGTGTTTTCGTGTGGTTGCCAGAGAGGGCAATGTAACACGGGCGGCCAGGAAGTTATACATCACACAGCCCTCGCTCAGTCGGCAGATCCAGAAACTCGAAGACGAGCTGGGCGCGCCGCTGTTCGATCGCTCGAAGCGCGGCATGCGGCTGACGGCGGTCGGCGAGACGTTTTTACAATATGTCGAGCGCGGCTTCGATCAGTTCGAGGCCGGTCGTCAGGCTGTACGCGATCTGCTGGGGCCGGAGCACGGCCATGTTCGGATGGCGTTCATGCCCGCAGTTGGAGCGGATCTGCTGCCGGAGGCACTAGCCGCCTACCGATCGCGCTATCCAGACGTGCAGTTCACGCTGCGCCAGAGCACAACGCTGGAGATGCTGCGCTGGCTTCAGGCGGGCGAGATCGAGCTGTGCATCGCCACAGCGCTGCCCTACAGCCACGAGATGGCAGAGCTGGCGAGCGCGCCGCTGCTGATCGAGGAGCTACACGCGGCGCTGCCGCCCGATCATCGCTGCGCCGAACACGCGGCGATCGACCTTCAAGATCTCGCCGCCGATCCGTTTGTGCTGGTCCGAAGCGGATCGGGCTTACGCCGGGTGATCGAGGCGGCCTGCCAGCGGGTGGGATTTTTGCCGCGCATCGCCGTCGAGGGCGAAGACCTGGCGACGGTGCGCGGCCTGGTAGCGGCTGGGCTGGGCGTATCGCTGCTGCCGGGGCTGGCGCTGCACGAGTGGGGGCGGCTGCGGCCCGCGATCGTGCCGCTGAGGGCAGCGCCGAGCTGGACGGTCGAGGCGGTGTGGCACGCCGGGCGCTACCTGCCCGTCGCGGCGCGCATGTTCCGCGACTTTCTGCAAGAGTATATCGCGGCGCATCCGCCGACGCGGATCGAAAGCGGGCGGCTCGGACGGTAG
- a CDS encoding response regulator gives MDRLRVLIAEDDPLVAVTLSDQLTELGHNVVAVASDGEEAVAMVQQERPDIAILDIKMPNRDGISAAEEISREFDIPILMLTAYSERPLVLRAAEAGALAYLLKPVAAEELGASLRLALARHKDKEALRSEVERLEETLAERQTIDKAKAILMQRVGLSENDAYSRMRQRAREKRVKMVQVAQTIIAAEEFLSG, from the coding sequence ATGGATCGCTTGCGCGTTTTGATCGCCGAGGATGATCCGCTTGTCGCTGTGACATTGTCGGATCAACTGACTGAGCTGGGACATAATGTGGTCGCGGTCGCGAGCGATGGCGAGGAGGCGGTCGCAATGGTGCAGCAGGAGCGGCCCGACATTGCGATTCTGGATATCAAGATGCCGAATCGCGATGGCATTAGCGCCGCCGAAGAGATCAGCCGTGAGTTCGATATTCCGATCTTGATGCTGACCGCTTATAGCGAGCGTCCGCTGGTGCTGCGCGCCGCCGAGGCCGGGGCGCTGGCCTACTTGCTCAAGCCGGTTGCCGCCGAAGAGCTGGGAGCGTCGCTGCGGCTGGCGCTGGCTCGGCATAAGGACAAAGAGGCGCTGCGCAGCGAGGTCGAGCGGCTGGAAGAAACGCTGGCCGAGCGCCAGACGATCGACAAGGCCAAAGCGATCTTGATGCAGCGTGTGGGCCTGAGCGAGAACGATGCGTACTCGCGCATGCGCCAGCGCGCGCGCGAGAAGCGCGTCAAGATGGTTCAGGTCGCGCAGACGATTATCGCCGCCGAAGAGTTTTTGTCGGGCTAG